The following coding sequences are from one Humulus lupulus chromosome X, drHumLupu1.1, whole genome shotgun sequence window:
- the LOC133804437 gene encoding cyclin-A2-2-like, producing the protein MHCSWPGHANMNDENTNVANFEESGVRVTRARARALGTSGGVLPPLKPSQDQKRALRAKSKRANLDENKASMVAPASFQHKRRAVLKDVTNISCENSNFNNISACKVQTTRGDLKNVKVASNDSGDMLPVQEDAKTELAEELSRIKVAESEDFTKAVKLEKDEQVPNFRQYGVQNKTFPMQALTKCDGLRCSQRKEEDEVLDKTTASKEPEVVDIDSDVKDPQACSLYGPYIYNNRRITELERRPNINYMEELQKDITPNMRAILIDWLVEVSEEYKLVPDTLYLTINLIDRFLSHNYIEKQRLQLLGVSCMLIASKYEEICAPRAEEFCFITDSTYTRGEVLKMESEVLNLLHFHLSVPTTKTFLRRFILAAQSSYEVPCVELQFMANYLAELTLVDYSFLKFLPSLIAASAVFLARWTLNQSDHPWNSTLEHYTSYKTSELKDTVLAMEDLQLNTRGCPLNAIREKYRQHRFNCVATLSSTKSVVSLFSS; encoded by the exons ATGCATTGCTCTTGGCCGGGGCATGCTAATATGAATGACGAAAATACAAATGTTGCAAATTTTGAAGAGTCTGGTGTCCGGGTCACACGAGCGCGGGCTAGAGCCTTGGGAACATCTGGTGGGGTGCTCCCCCCATTGAAACCTTCACAAGACCAGAAGCGTGCTCTTCGAGCAAAGTCTAAAAGGGCGAATTTGGATGAAAACAAAGCTTCAATGGTTGCCCCTGCTAGCTTCCAGCATAAAAGAAGGGCAGTACTTAAGGATGTTACCAACATTTCTTGTGAAAATTCCAATTTCAACAATATCAGTGCATGTAAAGTTCAG ACTACAAGAGGAGATCTGAAGAATGTAAAGGTGGCCTCAAATGATTCTGGAGACATGCTACCCGTTCAGGAGGATGCAAAAACAGAGTTAGCTGAGGAACTATCCAGAATAAAGGTGGCAGAATCAGAGGATTTCACTAAGGCAGTAAAGTTAGAGAAAGATGAGCAAGTACCGAACTTCAGACAATACGGTGTTCAAAATAAGACGTTTCCCATGCAAGCTCTCACAAAATGTGATGGTCTTCGATGCTCCCAAAGAAAAG AAGAAGATGAGGTTTTGGATAAAACAACTGCTTCAAAAGAACCAGAAGTTGTTGACATAGACTCAGACGTAAAGGATCCTCAAGCCTGTAGCTTGTATGGtccctatatatataataacagaCGCATTACAGAG CTAGAGCGAAGGCCAAATATTAATTATATGGAGGAGTTGCAGAAGGATATCACTCCAAATATGCGGGCAATTTTGATTGATTGGCTTGTTGAG GTTTCTGAAGAGTATAAGCTGGTTCCGGATACTCTTTACCTCACAATAAATCTGATAGATCGGTTTCTCTCTCACAATTATATTGAAAAACAGAGACTGCAACTGCTTGGTGTTTCTTGCATGTTGATTGCATC AAAGTACGAAGAAATCTGTGCGCCACGAGCAGAAGAGTTTTGCTTCATCACAGACAGTACCTACACAAGAGGAGAG GTATTGAAGATGGAGAGTGAAGTTTTGAACTTGTTGCACTTTCACTTATCTGTGCCCACGACAAAAACATTTCTAAG GAGATTCATTCTAGCAGCTCAATCTTCGTACGAG GTCCCTTGTGTTGAATTGCAGTTTATGGCAAATTACTTAGCGGAGTTAACTCTTGTTGATTACAGCTTCCTTAAGTTTTTACCTTCGCTCATAGCTGCCTCTGCTGTGTTCCTCGCTAGATGGACACTCAATCAGTCAGACCACCCATGG AACTCTACTTTAGAGCACTATACCAGTTACAAGACGTCAGAGCTGAAAGATACAGTTCTTGCTATGGAAGACTTGCAACTAAACACCAGAGGCTGCCCTCTTAATGCAATAAGAGAAAAATACAGACAACATAGG TTCAATTGTGTGGCGACTTTGAGCTCAACAAAATCAGTGGTATCACTTTTTTCAAGTTGA